In the genome of Ignavibacteria bacterium, one region contains:
- a CDS encoding PQQ-dependent sugar dehydrogenase, translating to MKIKLLILLAIIFISNGRANAQYGLQDAFPSMPTFALPIDITTAGDGTNRLFIAQQRGIIYVFENTPTVSTRKVFLDISDRVSPSGSETGLLGLTFHPNYETNGYFYVDYTTPGTLTTRIARYQVSSNPDSAIKNSELILLTISQPFSNHNGGCIKFGMDGYLYIAMGDGGSGGDPQGNGQNTSVLLGKILRIDVNSTSGGNNYAIPPSNYFADSTGSQRKEIFAWGMRNPWRFSFDSVTSRLWCGDVGQNTREEVDIIENGKNYGWNKMEGFLCYPSPSSCDTAGRKLVLPIVDYPRSDGISITGGYVYRQTEIPLLTGKYIYADYGSGRIWSLQYNGPGNVVNTLLYDSPYAISSFGIDNNNVMYCLSYGSSGRVYKLTGPPTTVTPINNEIPNAFDLMQNYPNPFNPTTKINFAIPSASNVSLQVFDMSGRVVAELMNNEFIQPGNYSREFDATGLASGIYIYKLSAGNFVSSKRMALVK from the coding sequence ATGAAAATTAAATTATTAATACTGCTTGCAATAATCTTCATATCAAACGGGCGCGCTAATGCCCAATATGGATTGCAGGATGCTTTCCCCAGCATGCCGACATTTGCTTTGCCAATTGACATAACTACAGCCGGTGACGGCACAAACAGACTTTTCATTGCCCAGCAAAGAGGCATTATATATGTTTTTGAAAATACGCCTACCGTTTCTACAAGAAAAGTTTTCCTTGATATATCAGATAGAGTTTCTCCTTCGGGTAGTGAAACGGGATTGTTAGGATTAACTTTCCATCCTAACTATGAAACTAACGGATATTTTTATGTTGATTACACAACACCGGGTACTTTGACGACAAGAATTGCACGTTATCAGGTTAGCTCAAATCCTGATTCGGCAATTAAGAACTCGGAATTAATTTTATTAACAATTAGCCAGCCGTTTTCAAATCACAATGGCGGATGCATTAAGTTCGGTATGGACGGATATTTGTATATAGCAATGGGTGATGGCGGTTCAGGTGGCGACCCGCAGGGTAACGGACAAAATACATCCGTACTTTTAGGAAAAATTTTAAGAATAGATGTTAACTCAACAAGCGGCGGAAATAATTATGCAATTCCGCCTTCAAATTATTTTGCTGACAGCACAGGTTCTCAGAGAAAAGAAATTTTTGCATGGGGCATGAGAAATCCATGGAGATTTTCTTTTGATTCGGTAACAAGCAGATTATGGTGCGGTGATGTAGGTCAGAACACAAGGGAAGAGGTCGATATAATAGAAAACGGAAAGAATTACGGATGGAATAAAATGGAAGGATTTTTGTGTTATCCATCTCCTTCATCATGCGATACAGCAGGAAGAAAGCTTGTTCTTCCGATAGTTGATTATCCAAGAAGTGACGGTATTTCAATAACGGGGGGATATGTTTACAGACAAACCGAGATTCCTTTGTTGACGGGAAAATATATTTACGCAGATTACGGTTCAGGAAGAATATGGTCATTACAATACAATGGTCCGGGCAACGTAGTAAATACTTTATTATATGATTCTCCTTATGCAATTTCTTCATTCGGAATTGACAATAATAATGTAATGTATTGTCTTTCATACGGTTCGTCAGGTCGTGTGTATAAACTTACAGGTCCTCCAACAACGGTCACACCGATTAATAATGAAATTCCGAATGCATTTGACTTAATGCAAAATTATCCTAATCCGTTCAATCCGACAACAAAAATAAATTTTGCAATTCCTTCAGCATCTAACGTGAGCTTGCAGGTTTTTGATATGAGCGGAAGAGTCGTTGCAGAGTTAATGAACAATGAATTTATCCAGCCGGGAAATTATTCAAGAGAGTTTGATGCAACGGGATTGGCAAGCGGAATTTATATTTATAAATTAAGCGCAGGAAATTTTGTGTCATCCAAAAGAATGGCGCTTGTGAAATAA
- a CDS encoding ABC transporter permease subunit translates to MENTENKETQEDTNNKKQVSISIFRKRWRKFKTIKRGYYSFLIITIAYAVSFILPLFVGRNALLVKYEGEYYFPIFKFYSAQQLGQKTDAYGEANYRILNREYKEADQGNWVLLPPYPYGPDENLLSELQGNPPHSPSWQHWAGTDDRGRDVFARLLYGFNIGLSFSLLVTALAYFIGIIVGAVLGFYSGKVDMFGLRLIEIWSTLPFLYVVIIISSILQPNFIILVGILMLFGWIGITYYMRGEFYREKARDYVAAAVSMGAKNRTIIFKHILPNSLTPVISYAPFAIVANIFALVSLDYLGFGLPPPTSSWGQLLQQGLSNIEHWWLILTPIIAMFCTLLMITFIGEAIREAFDPKVYSRLR, encoded by the coding sequence ATGGAAAATACTGAAAATAAAGAAACACAGGAAGATACTAATAATAAAAAACAAGTCTCGATTTCCATATTTAGGAAACGCTGGAGAAAATTTAAAACTATTAAACGAGGATATTATTCTTTTTTAATAATTACCATTGCCTATGCAGTTTCATTTATATTACCTTTATTTGTCGGCAGAAATGCGTTATTAGTTAAATATGAAGGCGAATACTACTTCCCTATTTTTAAATTCTATTCAGCGCAGCAGCTCGGTCAAAAAACCGATGCATACGGTGAAGCAAACTACCGTATACTAAATAGAGAATATAAAGAAGCAGACCAGGGCAACTGGGTTTTATTGCCGCCTTATCCATATGGACCTGATGAAAATCTTTTAAGTGAATTACAAGGAAATCCTCCTCATTCTCCTTCCTGGCAGCACTGGGCTGGAACAGACGACCGGGGGCGCGATGTATTTGCGCGGCTGCTTTATGGATTTAACATAGGATTGTCATTTTCACTTCTTGTAACTGCGCTGGCATATTTTATCGGAATAATTGTTGGAGCTGTTTTAGGATTTTACAGCGGTAAAGTAGATATGTTCGGATTAAGATTGATTGAGATATGGAGCACACTGCCATTCCTTTATGTTGTTATTATTATAAGCTCAATCTTGCAGCCAAATTTTATTATTCTTGTCGGAATTCTGATGCTTTTCGGATGGATTGGCATTACATATTATATGCGCGGTGAGTTTTACCGTGAGAAAGCACGCGATTATGTTGCTGCTGCTGTTTCGATGGGCGCCAAAAACCGCACGATAATTTTTAAGCATATTCTTCCGAATTCTTTAACTCCGGTTATCTCATACGCGCCATTTGCAATTGTTGCAAATATATTTGCTCTGGTTTCGTTAGATTACCTTGGATTTGGTCTTCCTCCTCCTACATCGAGCTGGGGACAGTTACTTCAGCAGGGATTAAGTAATATTGAACATTGGTGGCTTATTTTAACCCCAATTATTGCAATGTTCTGTACACTTTTAATGATAACATTTATCGGCGAAGCAATCCGTGAGGCATTCGACCCGAAAGTATATTCAAGACTAAGATAA
- a CDS encoding extracellular solute-binding protein, with protein MKKSKKIIFSSILSVIAISFLSVFLMQGCGKKEKPTAKLDTQPISIKQFDTPPGADPSVSAEQGGNGFTGEGWTTNTDYNYLGDANAVKGGSISWAIEAFPASLRLYGKDENSYYTRLMQMMVYESLLDTDPVNENEIPQLATHWQKSENNTVYRFRINPNARWADGKPVTSEDVVATWKLAIDPGLLSGTGDVYQEFLEAPVAESKYIVRFKSKKEGWLPFSIAAGIRILPAHYISNITAKEYLEKYNYEVVPGSGPYYVKKEDVEKGRSITVRRRSDYWAENERWNIGMNNFDIFKTDVIADETLRLEKFKKGETDIYQFNRAQWWAENSDFDEVKRGLVMKKRIFNQNPAGLQGIAFNMRKPPFDDIKVRAAFQMLYDVDKFNEKLFYNAYKPSKSQFSATVYENPNNPRINYNLDSAILLLDEAGWSQKNSEGYRVKDGKVFSVDLSFTQPSQERYLTIYQEDLKKAGVKLNLKQVDPTTQFKIGNQRNFEIILVAWAGQTPPSHEFNLTSKMADDTNSTNWPGIKIKEVDDLVARYNVEESKEERVKITRQIDSLIYAIRPYVYGWYADYTRLEWLNKFGYPPYIVARFDDYYSGTEPNIFQMWWVDPEKLAAYNEALKGGTIEVDKTVDNTFWLDVAARENKGEIIKIPNK; from the coding sequence ATGAAGAAATCCAAAAAAATCATTTTTTCCTCAATTTTATCAGTAATTGCAATTTCCTTTTTATCGGTTTTTTTAATGCAAGGATGCGGTAAAAAAGAAAAACCTACTGCAAAATTAGATACTCAACCGATTTCAATAAAACAGTTTGATACTCCTCCGGGTGCCGACCCGAGTGTTTCTGCCGAACAGGGCGGAAACGGATTTACAGGCGAGGGCTGGACAACAAACACAGATTATAACTATCTCGGGGATGCAAATGCAGTTAAAGGCGGTTCTATCAGTTGGGCAATTGAAGCATTTCCTGCTTCTTTGAGGTTATACGGAAAAGATGAAAATTCTTATTATACAAGGTTGATGCAAATGATGGTTTATGAAAGCTTACTTGATACTGACCCTGTAAATGAAAATGAAATACCCCAGCTTGCCACACATTGGCAGAAGTCGGAAAACAATACAGTATATAGATTCAGAATAAATCCTAATGCAAGATGGGCTGACGGAAAACCTGTTACATCCGAAGACGTTGTTGCAACGTGGAAACTCGCAATTGACCCGGGTTTACTTTCAGGAACAGGTGATGTTTATCAGGAATTTCTTGAAGCACCTGTTGCAGAAAGCAAATACATTGTCCGCTTCAAATCCAAAAAAGAAGGATGGCTTCCATTCTCGATTGCAGCCGGAATTAGAATTCTCCCCGCTCATTATATATCAAATATTACTGCTAAAGAATATCTCGAAAAATATAATTATGAAGTAGTTCCCGGAAGCGGTCCTTATTATGTCAAAAAAGAGGATGTTGAAAAAGGCCGTTCAATAACTGTAAGAAGAAGAAGCGACTATTGGGCAGAAAACGAAAGATGGAATATCGGAATGAATAACTTCGATATTTTCAAAACAGATGTAATTGCTGATGAAACTTTACGTCTTGAGAAATTCAAAAAAGGTGAAACAGATATTTATCAGTTTAACAGAGCTCAATGGTGGGCAGAAAATTCCGATTTTGATGAAGTGAAGCGCGGATTAGTTATGAAGAAAAGAATTTTCAACCAGAATCCTGCAGGACTTCAGGGTATTGCATTCAATATGAGAAAACCACCGTTTGATGATATTAAAGTAAGAGCTGCATTCCAGATGCTTTATGATGTAGATAAATTTAATGAAAAACTTTTCTATAATGCTTATAAGCCGTCTAAATCACAATTCTCTGCAACAGTTTATGAAAACCCAAATAACCCGAGAATAAATTATAATCTTGACAGCGCAATTCTTTTACTTGATGAAGCAGGGTGGTCACAAAAAAACAGTGAAGGTTACAGAGTAAAAGATGGTAAAGTATTTTCGGTAGATTTATCTTTTACTCAACCAAGTCAAGAAAGATATTTAACTATTTACCAGGAAGACCTAAAAAAAGCGGGTGTAAAATTAAACTTAAAACAAGTTGACCCGACTACTCAATTTAAAATCGGTAATCAGAGAAATTTTGAAATAATTTTAGTTGCATGGGCAGGTCAAACTCCTCCGAGCCATGAATTTAATCTTACTTCCAAAATGGCTGATGACACAAATAGTACCAACTGGCCGGGAATTAAGATTAAGGAAGTTGATGACCTTGTTGCAAGATATAACGTAGAAGAATCAAAAGAAGAAAGAGTTAAAATTACACGTCAGATTGATTCGCTTATTTATGCAATCCGTCCTTATGTTTATGGATGGTATGCAGATTATACACGTCTTGAATGGTTGAATAAATTTGGTTATCCTCCATACATCGTTGCACGTTTTGATGATTATTACAGCGGCACCGAACCAAATATATTCCAGATGTGGTGGGTTGACCCTGAAAAGCTTGCAGCATATAATGAAGCGCTCAAGGGCGGAACTATTGAAGTCGATAAAACAGTCGATAACACATTCTGGCTCGATGTTGCTGCCAGAGAGAATAAAGGCGAAATAATAAAAATTCCGAATAAATAA
- a CDS encoding ABC transporter ATP-binding protein translates to MDKKKLVEVKNLKTYFFVEATDKQIDDKTQNLNHFGFTDKYLKGKVAAKAVDDVSFDIMEGEVLGIVGESGSGKSVTAYSITRLIPDPPGKIVGGEIIFKGTDLLKISFDEMRQYRGKEISMIFQEPMTSLNPVMKIKDQIGEVILNHEKVTKEQAFDKGVAMLEAVGIPDARKRMEDYPHQFSGGMRQRVMIAMALACNPSLLIADEPTTALDVTIQAQILELMIRLKEARKEAAILLITHNLGVVAEVCDRVIVMYGGKIQEFGDVFSIFDDPKHPYTKGLLESLPDPYAERKDELQAIPGNVPNILELPIGCKFCTRCKFVMDICWNNEPPLKEVAPGHSVRCHLY, encoded by the coding sequence ATGGATAAGAAAAAACTTGTAGAAGTAAAAAATCTCAAAACGTATTTTTTTGTCGAAGCAACCGACAAGCAAATAGACGATAAAACTCAAAATCTGAATCATTTTGGTTTTACTGATAAATATTTAAAAGGCAAAGTTGCCGCAAAGGCAGTTGATGATGTTTCGTTTGATATTATGGAAGGTGAAGTTCTGGGAATCGTCGGAGAGTCAGGTTCAGGAAAGTCCGTAACTGCATATTCAATCACTCGCTTAATACCCGACCCTCCGGGTAAAATTGTCGGAGGTGAAATAATTTTTAAAGGGACCGACCTTTTAAAAATTTCCTTTGATGAGATGCGCCAATACCGTGGCAAGGAAATATCCATGATATTTCAGGAGCCGATGACATCGCTTAATCCCGTAATGAAAATCAAAGACCAGATTGGTGAAGTAATCTTAAATCACGAAAAAGTTACAAAAGAACAGGCATTCGATAAAGGTGTTGCGATGCTTGAAGCCGTAGGTATTCCTGATGCTCGTAAAAGAATGGAAGATTACCCGCATCAATTCAGCGGCGGTATGCGTCAAAGAGTTATGATTGCAATGGCACTTGCCTGCAACCCCTCATTATTGATTGCTGACGAGCCGACAACTGCACTTGACGTAACAATTCAGGCACAGATACTTGAACTTATGATTCGATTAAAAGAAGCAAGAAAGGAAGCAGCAATTTTATTAATAACCCATAATCTTGGCGTTGTAGCAGAAGTTTGCGACCGTGTCATTGTAATGTATGGTGGAAAAATTCAGGAATTCGGAGATGTATTTTCGATTTTCGATGACCCCAAACATCCTTATACAAAAGGTTTGCTTGAATCTCTGCCGGACCCATATGCAGAGAGAAAAGATGAGCTTCAGGCAATTCCGGGAAATGTCCCCAATATTCTTGAGCTTCCTATTGGCTGTAAGTTTTGCACAAGATGTAAGTTCGTTATGGATATCTGCTGGAACAATGAACCTCCACTGAAAGAAGTTGCACCGGGACACAGCGTCCGTTGTCACTTATATTAA
- a CDS encoding ABC transporter permease subunit: MILQFVPGGPLEMAIMQMRQGGQQSGETGSSGTTQNIPQEAIEELKKYYGFDKPVYERYLIWIGNLAKFDLGKSYKYNEPVIDVITERFPVSIYFGLIGFILTYIVCIPLGVYKAVKNGSTFDMLSSVLVFIGYSIPGFAFGGMMLVLFGGGSFWDVFPLGGFRSDDWESLSTMGKILDQIHHTILPVICYMIGSFATLTILTKNSVIENLSQDYIRTAYSKGLTEKRVIFGHALRNSLIPISTGLGHALSLVLAGSILIERVFNIDGMGLLGFTSIVERDYPVVMGILVISTLLLLIGNIISDILYAIVDPRIRFK; this comes from the coding sequence TTGATTTTACAATTCGTGCCCGGCGGTCCGCTTGAGATGGCGATTATGCAGATGCGGCAGGGCGGACAGCAAAGCGGTGAAACAGGAAGCTCAGGAACGACCCAAAACATTCCGCAGGAAGCCATAGAAGAATTAAAAAAATATTACGGTTTCGATAAACCTGTTTATGAAAGATACCTTATATGGATTGGCAACCTAGCTAAATTCGATTTAGGAAAATCTTATAAATATAACGAACCTGTAATTGACGTTATAACCGAACGTTTTCCTGTCTCAATTTATTTCGGATTAATTGGTTTTATTCTAACTTATATTGTCTGCATTCCTTTGGGGGTATATAAGGCCGTCAAGAACGGCTCTACGTTTGATATGCTTTCCTCGGTATTGGTCTTCATTGGGTATTCAATTCCCGGTTTTGCATTCGGTGGTATGATGCTTGTGCTTTTCGGCGGCGGAAGCTTCTGGGATGTATTTCCTCTCGGCGGATTCCGTTCCGATGATTGGGAAAGTCTTTCAACAATGGGAAAAATTCTCGACCAGATTCACCACACTATTCTGCCCGTTATATGTTATATGATTGGAAGCTTTGCAACGTTGACAATTCTCACAAAAAACTCCGTAATTGAAAACTTAAGTCAGGACTATATAAGAACAGCTTACTCAAAAGGTCTGACTGAAAAGCGAGTTATCTTCGGACATGCATTAAGAAATTCTTTAATTCCAATCAGTACCGGACTCGGACATGCATTAAGCCTGGTTCTTGCCGGCAGTATCTTAATCGAAAGAGTATTTAACATAGATGGAATGGGACTGCTGGGATTTACCTCAATAGTTGAGAGAGACTATCCTGTTGTTATGGGCATACTTGTAATTTCCACTCTTTTGCTTTTAATTGGAAATATTATTTCAGACATTTTATATGCCATTGTTGACCCTCGAATAAGATTCAAATAA
- a CDS encoding oligopeptide/dipeptide ABC transporter ATP-binding protein, with translation MHPENILEIKNLKVRFPIHGGILLKKVGEVKAVDGVTLNLKQGETLGLVGESGCGKSTVGKAVINILKFNSPEVITEGEVLLRTDNGIVDLLKLSTNEMRQYRGYIQMIFQDPYSSLNARLSVGQIIEEPMLYHTNMNKKERLEKVSWLLEKVGLNPDQIKRFPHEFSGGQRQRIGIARALATNPKVVIADEPVSALDVSIQAQVINLLQELQKEFDLSILFVAHDLSVVEYISSKIAVMYLGNIAELGDSADVYHKPVHPYTRALLSAVPLPDPHNRGKERVILKGDVPTPLNKPSGCGFRTRCPIARADCAIDIPPLELKADGHYAACPYVTIND, from the coding sequence ATGCATCCGGAAAATATTTTAGAAATAAAAAATTTAAAAGTCCGCTTCCCCATCCATGGTGGTATTCTGTTGAAAAAAGTCGGTGAGGTCAAAGCTGTTGACGGCGTTACCCTGAATTTAAAACAAGGTGAAACTCTGGGACTTGTCGGTGAGTCCGGCTGCGGAAAATCCACCGTTGGAAAAGCTGTAATTAACATTTTAAAATTTAATTCTCCGGAAGTCATCACAGAAGGCGAAGTTTTATTAAGAACCGATAATGGAATCGTTGACTTGTTGAAACTTTCGACAAATGAAATGCGTCAATATCGCGGGTATATACAGATGATTTTTCAGGATCCTTATTCATCTTTGAATGCCAGACTTTCCGTCGGACAAATTATTGAAGAGCCGATGCTTTATCATACCAACATGAATAAAAAAGAACGTCTCGAAAAAGTTTCTTGGCTTCTTGAAAAAGTTGGATTGAATCCCGACCAGATAAAAAGATTTCCTCACGAGTTTTCAGGGGGTCAGCGTCAGAGAATCGGAATTGCACGCGCTCTTGCAACAAACCCTAAAGTTGTAATTGCAGACGAGCCGGTCTCTGCTCTTGACGTTTCCATTCAAGCACAGGTAATTAATCTTTTGCAGGAATTACAAAAAGAATTTGACCTAAGTATTCTATTTGTCGCTCACGATTTATCTGTAGTAGAATACATTAGCTCTAAAATCGCGGTTATGTATCTTGGCAATATTGCCGAACTTGGCGATAGTGCTGATGTTTATCACAAACCTGTTCATCCTTACACAAGGGCATTATTATCCGCCGTTCCTCTTCCTGACCCGCATAATAGAGGCAAGGAAAGAGTTATCCTTAAAGGAGATGTCCCCACACCCTTAAACAAGCCTAGCGGCTGCGGTTTCAGGACAAGATGTCCGATTGCAAGGGCTGATTGCGCAATTGATATTCCCCCATTGGAATTGAAAGCAGACGGGCACTATGCAGCGTGTCCTTATGTTACTATTAATGACTAA